The following DNA comes from Myxococcales bacterium.
AGGTCGAGCGCAACGCCGCCGACGTACTCCAGGTTGGCGCGGGTCGTGTCGAAGTGGGTGTTGTTGGGGACTACGTCGCCCGGCTCGACGATGGCGTCGAACAGGATGCGCTCGGCGGCGCGCCCCTGGTGCACCGGGAAGACGTGCGGCAACCCGGTCAGGCGCTTCAGCGCGGTCTCGAAGTGGTCGAAGCTTCGACTGCCCGCGTACGACTCGTCGCCGGCGAGCAGCGCGGCCCATTGGCGATCGCTCATGGCGCCCGTGCCAGAGTCGGTCAAGAGATCGATGGTCACGTGCTCGGCGTGGAGCTTGAACAGGTTGTAGCCCGCCTGCTCGAGCAGCGCGTCGCGCTCGGCACGGGTCGTCAGAGGGATCGGCTCGACGGCCTTGATCCGAAACGGTTCGATCACAGTCCGGAACGGGACTTCGGGTTCACTCAAGTTTGCCTCACTCACTCGTACCAGACGAAGTTCGTCATCTTGTCGAACAGCACGACGGTGTTGTGCCGCGGCGCAAGCGTGACCCTACGAGTGGTCGTATGGTCGAACTCGCGATCGTCCATGCCATCCCCCAGCTGAATCGTCACGTCGTGCGGACCGGCGGGGAGGGGAAAGCGCTCGATGCTGATGCTGTTGCCGTCGCCCCAGATCCCCCGCGGCTCATAGGCCTTGTTCGAGAGCTCGCGTCCGTCGACCTCGACCCGCACCCGCACCGCGACTCGCCGTCGCTCACAGATGCGTTTCTGGCGCATGTGTTTGGGCAGTTTCGCCAGCTCTTCGGCGCTCGGCTCCCGGCAATTTTCTCCGGCCTTGCCCGGATGTTTGAACGAAACGACGAGCTTGGGTGAGGGATCGGCGGGGGTGCGGTACGCGACCGCCGTGCCTGCCCAGGTCACGAGGCCGAACATGGCCGCGATGCCCAGACCGGCGATGAGTTGGGTTGCACGCCCGGGCCGGGCGCTCTTCGGTCGAGGCGCCCGCGCCGCAAAGGCCTTTGCCTCGTCCAGCAGTCGCCGCCGCTCGGTGCGAAAGAGCTCGACCACCAGCAGCTGGCCGGGCTCGACCTTGTCCGTTCGCAGGACGGGCTCGCGCGCGCCGGTCATGCGTTCGCCCGCCCAGCGCCCGCCTTCACGGTACATGCAGCTGCCGGGTCCCGAGGCCACGATCATCACACCGCGGGCGCCGCGCCGCAGCGCGCGCTCGACGGTGAGTGGGTGGACCCAGCCCGCACAGGGGATCCGCACCACGGCGAAGCCAGGCAACTCCTTGCAACGAGCGGTCTCGTCGTCGACGCTGAGTGTCGCCCCTGCCGACTCGCTGCACATGAGAGCGAGCAGCGGCTCCGTCTCCGCGCTCAGGGTCTTGTCCACCAGTTGATCGATGCGATGGCGCTGCCGGATGCTGTCGAACCAGGTCAGGCCGACCCCCGCCGAGTCGCACGAGCCGGCGCAGATCCCGCAGCCGACGCACTTCTTGGGATCGACCTGGGCCATGACCCCGAAGGCTTTTCCGTCCGTGCGCGGCACCATCTGGATCGCGGCGTAGGGGCAGTTGCGATAACACTTCTCGCAGGCGTTGCAGCGGGCTTCGACGACCCTGGCAGGGCGAGCACGGCCGGTCGCGAGGTACCAGGGGATCGGGAAGAAGAGCGCGCCGGCACCGAGCACCATGGCCCAGAGCACACCCCCACTCATGCGATCGGTGAGCCAGATCGGCGCGAGGTACCACCAGTCCATGGTGAACCCCTCGGGTTGAAGCGCCATCTTCGCGGGGCCCACCACGTCGGCGGGGAACACGATGCTCACGAGAAAGAGCGAGGCGAGCACCCACACCGTCATCACGCGACGAGTCAAGAACCAGGGCCGCGACAGGCGGGTGATGTGCAACCAGAGGGCGATGCCCATCGCCAACGGCAACAGCATGTGCAGGAAGAACACCACGAAGAAGAGCAACGAGTTCAGGCGATCGTCGACCAGAAACGACCGCGACAGCGGGTCGGCGAAGATCGGCAGGGTGTCGAGCAGGTGTCCCGAGCCGAGCGCGATCAGGTGGCCTCGCTCGTCCCAGACCAGCCAGTAACCGAGCCAACCGATCAGCCACAGCAGACCGAGCAAGAGCAGACCGGTCACCCACGCGAGCCAGCGCGCGCCGCCGAATCGGCGCTCGAAGAACAGCTTCACCGCGTGAATTCCGACGAACAGCAGGGTCGCGTCGGAGCTGTAGCGGTGCACGCTGCGCATCAGGCCGGCGCCGAACCGGGAGTGCCCCATGGCAACGACCGAGTCGTAGGCCGAATGCACACTCGTCCGGTACCAGATCAAGAGCACGATGCCGGAGACGATCGCGACGATCAGCGAGGTGTTGGCGATGGCACCCGTCTGAGTGAGCGGGTTGAGCTCCGCCGGAACCCAGCGCTGGATCAGCGCGTCCAGGTGCTGGAATGCCGCGTTCGGCAGGCGCAACACGCGCTCCCCACGCACCTTCGGCTCGACCCGCTCTCCATCGTCGCGGATGACAGTCAGTGAGCGGCGCTCGGACTCGTGGGGTTCCGTAACGTCAGCTTGCGGGGCAGGCGCAGGCGACGCTGTGGTCGCCTCGCCCCCGGGTGACTCGTCCGGGGTGCTCTCGGACATGTCAGGCTGCGGGCTCCCGTAACAACAGCTTCAGCGCGTCCGTGAGCCAGCGCTCTTGCCGCTCTCCGAGGGTGAGGCGGTAGGCCACTTGCCCCAGCTTGTCGACCACGATGAACAGGTTCGCGTGGTCGATCTCCCCGCTCATCGGGTTCTTGGAACGTGCGATCTCGAGCAGGTCGAGGGTGTGGTCGACCTCGCTCGGGTCGCCCGACAAAAGGCGGTATTCGGGCGCTTTGACCTGATAACGGGTGGCCGTCTTCAACATCACCTTTTGAGTATCGTGCTCCGGGTTCAGGGTCACCGCGAGCACGCGCACGTTGTCTCGGTCTGCTCTTGGTAGCTGCTCCAGCGCCCGCTTCAGCTGCGCCATGATGAGTGGGCACGTGTGAAAACAGGTGGCGTAGATCCCCGTGACGACCACCACCTTGCCCTTGAGCGACGCGAGCTCGACGCTCACCCCGTCCTGATCCGTCAGCTTCACGGCAGGGGCCGGCTTGGCGGTGCGCAGCGCCACCGCGGGGAATGGCTCGGCTGCCGCCGCAGCGGTCTTGCTCC
Coding sequences within:
- a CDS encoding hydrogenase iron-sulfur subunit, whose translation is MSESTPDESPGGEATTASPAPAPQADVTEPHESERRSLTVIRDDGERVEPKVRGERVLRLPNAAFQHLDALIQRWVPAELNPLTQTGAIANTSLIVAIVSGIVLLIWYRTSVHSAYDSVVAMGHSRFGAGLMRSVHRYSSDATLLFVGIHAVKLFFERRFGGARWLAWVTGLLLLGLLWLIGWLGYWLVWDERGHLIALGSGHLLDTLPIFADPLSRSFLVDDRLNSLLFFVVFFLHMLLPLAMGIALWLHITRLSRPWFLTRRVMTVWVLASLFLVSIVFPADVVGPAKMALQPEGFTMDWWYLAPIWLTDRMSGGVLWAMVLGAGALFFPIPWYLATGRARPARVVEARCNACEKCYRNCPYAAIQMVPRTDGKAFGVMAQVDPKKCVGCGICAGSCDSAGVGLTWFDSIRQRHRIDQLVDKTLSAETEPLLALMCSESAGATLSVDDETARCKELPGFAVVRIPCAGWVHPLTVERALRRGARGVMIVASGPGSCMYREGGRWAGERMTGAREPVLRTDKVEPGQLLVVELFRTERRRLLDEAKAFAARAPRPKSARPGRATQLIAGLGIAAMFGLVTWAGTAVAYRTPADPSPKLVVSFKHPGKAGENCREPSAEELAKLPKHMRQKRICERRRVAVRVRVEVDGRELSNKAYEPRGIWGDGNSISIERFPLPAGPHDVTIQLGDGMDDREFDHTTTRRVTLAPRHNTVVLFDKMTNFVWYE
- a CDS encoding SCO family protein, yielding MSDSGAEPPAESAGSSSALPADGTEPIVCAGAQRRRATDALAIDEATGLPRPLAAAHAFFSSWRFPVLMMAIMAGLEVFQLAMLVVPKSAMGIGAFAEEFRVWCYGLDQETGRLEFGYVSVFLAQPAVMFGVLAFIWWKPVKEIWQTSRRAMLPYFAVAGVLVTAVFVSLISVGSKTAAAAAEPFPAVALRTAKPAPAVKLTDQDGVSVELASLKGKVVVVTGIYATCFHTCPLIMAQLKRALEQLPRADRDNVRVLAVTLNPEHDTQKVMLKTATRYQVKAPEYRLLSGDPSEVDHTLDLLEIARSKNPMSGEIDHANLFIVVDKLGQVAYRLTLGERQERWLTDALKLLLREPAA